One Nocardia iowensis DNA window includes the following coding sequences:
- a CDS encoding TMEM165/GDT1 family protein encodes MIATVLLSIGIVFLAELGDKSQLMALTFALRYRWWVVLGGIATATAAVHLISVGVGYFLGSALPTRAISLVAALTFLAVGLWTLREHFGADDEDPAPKTLRASTAPFFVVLSAFLLAELGDRTMFATAALATDYSWVGVWVGSTIGMVAADALAIGIGILVGKHLPERAIGIGSGLLFLYFGAATLLSTAAPTLSGPVVAALATVAPALGGAALLLIRALRAGRPEVQTVGAPDRPSSVAAAGSEPGARQ; translated from the coding sequence ATGATCGCCACCGTTTTGCTGAGTATCGGCATCGTCTTCCTCGCCGAGCTGGGCGACAAATCCCAGCTGATGGCGTTGACGTTCGCGCTGCGCTACCGGTGGTGGGTGGTGCTCGGCGGCATCGCGACCGCCACCGCCGCGGTGCATCTGATCTCGGTCGGCGTCGGCTATTTTCTCGGCTCCGCTCTCCCGACCCGAGCCATCTCGCTGGTCGCCGCACTTACCTTCCTGGCCGTCGGCCTCTGGACGCTGCGCGAACACTTCGGCGCGGACGACGAAGACCCCGCACCGAAAACGTTGCGCGCGAGCACCGCGCCGTTCTTCGTGGTGCTGTCCGCCTTCCTGCTCGCCGAACTCGGCGACCGGACCATGTTCGCGACCGCCGCGCTGGCCACCGACTACAGCTGGGTCGGCGTGTGGGTCGGCTCGACCATCGGCATGGTGGCCGCCGACGCGCTGGCCATCGGCATCGGCATCTTGGTCGGCAAGCACCTGCCGGAACGGGCCATCGGCATCGGGTCGGGCCTGCTGTTCCTCTACTTCGGCGCCGCGACGCTGCTGTCCACCGCCGCGCCGACGCTGAGCGGGCCGGTTGTGGCCGCGCTCGCCACCGTCGCACCAGCCCTGGGTGGGGCGGCACTGCTGCTCATCCGCGCACTCCGGGCGGGGCGTCCGGAAGTACAGACCGTCGGGGCACCGGACCGGCCGTCGTCGGTCGCGGCTGCTGGTTCGGAGCCTGGAGCTCGGCAGTAG
- a CDS encoding rhodanese-like domain-containing protein, which yields MTSPHVPSVSVDAVPSEFDSSEPTTADAARAILLDVREDDEWQLGHAPGAMHIPMVDVPARVDELDYDVDLYVICRQGGRSLQVVEYLTHIGFDAIQVHGGMVAWQQAGRPLIADGDQQAKIY from the coding sequence GTGACGAGCCCCCATGTTCCCTCGGTCTCGGTGGACGCGGTGCCGAGCGAATTCGACAGCAGCGAGCCGACCACGGCCGACGCCGCGCGGGCGATCCTGCTCGATGTGCGCGAGGACGACGAATGGCAGCTCGGGCACGCGCCGGGCGCGATGCACATCCCGATGGTCGACGTGCCCGCCCGGGTGGACGAGTTGGACTACGACGTCGATCTGTACGTCATCTGCCGGCAAGGCGGTCGTTCCCTCCAGGTGGTCGAATACCTCACGCACATCGGCTTCGACGCGATCCAGGTCCACGGTGGCATGGTTGCGTGGCAGCAGGCGGGACGCCCGCTGATCGCGGACGGCGACCAGCAGGCGAAGATCTACTAG
- a CDS encoding peptidase, which produces MRTNGPIGITPFHARGSLRGFVVSGRWPDTTKEWAQVLVLAVRVATLPGLLSTSTVFGVREELPDDPEPGTVGLVLAEGTVLGDEALAPGRFADHVPAALLMLHPPSETRPSLPECAGAASGCVLLPGVPHLGLEHRAAWAEAESDGTVTSLVSRVGLDPISDPDTAVLAMLLAA; this is translated from the coding sequence ATGCGGACGAATGGACCGATCGGCATCACGCCGTTCCATGCCCGCGGCTCGCTGCGCGGCTTCGTCGTCTCCGGCCGCTGGCCGGACACCACCAAGGAATGGGCGCAGGTACTGGTGCTCGCCGTCCGGGTGGCCACGCTGCCGGGACTGCTGTCCACCTCGACGGTGTTCGGAGTGCGCGAAGAGCTGCCGGACGATCCCGAACCCGGCACGGTCGGCTTGGTGCTGGCCGAAGGAACCGTGCTCGGTGACGAGGCGCTCGCGCCAGGGCGGTTTGCCGACCATGTGCCCGCCGCCCTGCTGATGCTGCATCCACCCTCGGAAACCCGGCCGTCGCTGCCGGAATGCGCGGGCGCCGCATCCGGGTGCGTGCTGCTGCCCGGTGTGCCCCATCTCGGCCTCGAGCACCGGGCCGCGTGGGCCGAGGCCGAATCCGACGGCACGGTCACCTCGCTGGTCAGCCGGGTGGGCCTGGACCCGATCAGCGATCCCGACACCGCGGTTCTGGCCATGCTGCTGGCCGCGTGA
- a CDS encoding superoxide dismutase, translating to MAEYTLPDLDYDYSALEPHISGQINELHHSKHHAAYVAGANTALEKLEAARESGDHGAIFLYEKNLAFHLGGHVNHSIWWKNLSPNGGDKPVGDLAAAIDDQFGSFDKFRAQFTAAANGLQGSGWAVLGYDTLGQKLLTFQLYDQQANVPLGIIPLLQVDMWEHAFYLQYKNVKADYVTAFWNVVNWEDVQDRFQRAVGQGKGLIFG from the coding sequence GTGGCTGAGTACACGCTGCCAGATCTGGATTACGACTACAGCGCCCTGGAGCCCCACATCTCCGGGCAGATCAACGAGCTGCATCATTCCAAGCACCACGCCGCTTACGTCGCAGGCGCGAACACCGCGCTCGAGAAGCTGGAAGCCGCCCGCGAGAGCGGCGACCACGGCGCCATTTTCCTGTACGAGAAGAACCTGGCCTTCCACCTCGGTGGGCACGTCAACCACTCCATCTGGTGGAAGAACCTGTCCCCCAACGGTGGCGACAAGCCGGTCGGCGACCTCGCCGCCGCGATCGACGACCAGTTCGGTTCGTTCGACAAGTTCCGTGCCCAGTTCACCGCCGCGGCCAACGGCCTGCAGGGCTCCGGCTGGGCGGTGCTCGGCTACGACACCCTCGGCCAGAAGCTGCTGACCTTCCAGCTGTACGACCAGCAGGCCAACGTCCCGCTTGGCATCATCCCGCTGCTGCAGGTCGACATGTGGGAGCACGCCTTCTACCTGCAGTACAAGAACGTCAAGGCGGATTACGTCACGGCATTCTGGAACGTCGTCAACTGGGAAGACGTGCAGGATCGCTTCCAGCGCGCCGTCGGCCAGGGCAAGGGCCTGATCTTCGGCTGA
- a CDS encoding DUF4328 domain-containing protein has protein sequence MSTVVQPCARCGARWAVQSSPMHWCPRCRGVLLSPAPIDAPAERRNYRWVARRPDHRARRSPVSTPPVVGSETPRYTQIPRWGLLDPPPRPAAEAPRPLGRLTQWTSRLLIATAAVFAVAAVAELLRYLLLLRNRTRLIHPAVLIGSDALVIGAALVALVLAVVTALAVVGWLIETRRVAFRKIGRDDPRSVRALVLGCLVPVVNLVWPGVFLTEIVAERSDPRALRAIRIWWAAWVFGGVVAVAALLWRTAESLQVKADGVLFTAFTDLVAAAVALLTLAMMRAIEERDVLGRSRIARRWLIAVDPAVPVIEPVQPGGRAARADSEQARAADDSNGAVDREHEEVMAK, from the coding sequence GTGAGCACGGTCGTACAACCTTGTGCGCGTTGTGGCGCGCGCTGGGCCGTGCAGTCGAGCCCGATGCACTGGTGCCCGCGCTGCCGCGGCGTATTGCTGTCGCCCGCGCCCATCGACGCACCCGCCGAACGGCGCAACTACCGCTGGGTGGCGCGCAGGCCCGACCATCGCGCGCGCAGGTCCCCGGTCAGCACCCCGCCTGTCGTCGGCAGCGAAACTCCGCGCTACACCCAGATTCCGCGCTGGGGGCTGCTCGACCCGCCGCCCAGACCCGCCGCCGAGGCTCCTCGTCCGCTCGGCAGGCTGACCCAGTGGACATCCCGGTTGCTGATCGCCACCGCCGCGGTATTCGCGGTCGCGGCCGTCGCCGAACTACTGCGCTATCTGCTCCTGCTGCGCAACCGCACGCGGCTGATCCATCCCGCCGTGCTGATCGGCTCCGACGCGCTGGTCATCGGTGCCGCGCTGGTCGCCCTGGTGCTGGCAGTGGTGACCGCGCTGGCGGTGGTCGGCTGGTTGATCGAGACGCGCCGGGTCGCCTTCCGGAAGATCGGTCGCGATGATCCCCGATCGGTGCGGGCACTGGTGCTCGGTTGTCTGGTTCCGGTGGTCAATCTGGTGTGGCCCGGGGTGTTCCTGACCGAGATCGTCGCCGAGCGCAGTGATCCGCGCGCGCTGCGGGCGATCCGGATCTGGTGGGCCGCCTGGGTGTTCGGCGGCGTGGTCGCGGTGGCCGCGCTGCTGTGGCGGACCGCGGAGTCCTTGCAGGTCAAGGCGGACGGGGTGCTGTTCACCGCGTTCACCGACCTGGTCGCCGCCGCGGTCGCGCTGCTCACCCTCGCCATGATGCGCGCGATCGAGGAACGAGACGTGCTCGGCCGCAGCAGGATCGCGCGGCGCTGGTTGATCGCCGTCGACCCGGCCGTGCCGGTGATCGAGCCGGTGCAGCCCGGTGGCCGGGCGGCGCGCGCGGACAGCGAGCAGGCGCGGGCCGCGGATGATTCCAACGGTGCAGTGGACCGTGAGCACGAGGAGGTTATGGCCAAGTGA